One Candidatus Acidulodesulfobacterium ferriphilum genomic window, GGTAGAAAAACTATTTGTAATATCATTGACTACGGTTACCATTCTGGAAATCACAACTTTAATTATAGCGTGTTCAGCGAGCCGTTTGCGGTGCAGGTTGAGCCGATAGCTGTAGTGCAGTTGGCGGCGGTTCCGTACGCTATCGAATACATGCCGCCGGGCAGCAAGAGTTACTTAAATTACTCCGATACGATGACCGAAGGCACCCAATTTCAGATTGGCGAGAACGGCGGTGTAAGCAATGCGTCAGGCAGCGTGACAGGGACATGTACCGGCACAAATCTTGACTTCAATCTTGGAATATTCGGGGTTGGAGGAGGGTTTAAGAATAGCGACCTCAATTGTAATTCAAGTAGTAACTCCAGTGGTACTTCCCAGGGAACTTCTACGGCGGATACAGACTATATTAAAGCTGCATCGACAAATGGAAATAAGATTTATTCCGAAGGCTACATACCGGGTAATTATTTCAAAGAGGCATTCTGGAATGACGTATTTGAATTAGATATTGATCAGCCCTATGCCGTGTACGACGACAACGGGAATAGCGTCACCAGGTTTCTCCCTGTAACCGGCTACCCGGATTTAGCCAGCATTACTGTAGCCGAATTAGCGGCCTGTGCCGCAGGGGAAACTTCCATAACTATAACCGGCTTAGATGGAACACCACAAACAATAAACCCCTGCCAAGCCGGATTTATTGTTGCTAACCCTCCTAAACCTATGTACCTGACGGGGCCGCAAGCTTTATCTCTTCTGTCGTTGGATCCATTTTATCCAACCGGCCAATCCTTCGACCCCTCGTCCTCGCCTACATCGTCTAATCCGAACCGTTTCACCATCCCTCAAAACATACCAACGAAAAACTGCGGTCCTTATAATATAACAAGCCAGTTCTGTGGGACTGAAATTAAGAACAGCACGGAGGTGAGCGGCACAGCAGGTAATCAGACCGGCATTGTAACAGGGGTAACGGTCGCCAACACCAACAAGAACGCCTCGGACTGGGATATTAATTTAACGGGCACATATAAATCCGTCAGCGCCGGGGTTAGCGTAGGAGGGACCACGGTCAATATACTGGGCACTAGTAACAGCTCTGGCGCTCAGATGAACTATTACAATTCCACCACGCTTAGCGTTGAACAAGCGATTACCTTCCAGACCGAAGTGGCCGATTCCAATTATTATATTTTAATACTATCTCCTTCATCGATTCCCACCCCCTCATATTCGAATTGCGCTGATAACTTCAAAAATAATCTCATCACGCTATATCCTTATCAGGACAACAACTTCTCCACCTTGCTGTTCAGGGATCCATGCGCTCCTTCCCCGCCCTTTCCTTTTCATCCCTCTTTAAAGAGGGGAGCGCCGATGCCAAAAATACTAATACAGAAGGTATTTCAGGAGAATCCTTACCTTGTTAATGAAATCCTGAAGCGGCGGCAGTGGCAGCGGTCGCAATTCTTGAAGCATCTTAAGGCTGTCGTTCCGGCTAGCCGCCAGGGTGCTCTGGATATGAGCGGTAAGCCCCTTCGCTGATATTGATTGTTTTTACCGTTATGCTGAAGCGGGTCTCGGCCAGCTTCAGCTATGTCCCTGAGAAAGAGGAAATGATAGGCGAAAAAACATTAAAGAAAATAAGGAATTAATTGCCGATCCTAGTGTTAGATTAAAACGGAATACGCAAACAAGCCTGCTTGCTATGAAAGGGCGGATTTAACGATCGTTAAAAAAGCTAACTGGATACAAAGGCATTAAGATGACTTTAAGACATGCTCACTTGTCGCCGACGCACATAAAAAAGTGGTAGATATACTTGATGAAAAAGTAATTTCCACTGATTTAAAAATTCACAATTCCTTCATGATGCAAGAAATCTAAAAAATATTGGAGTTATGAAAGCCTTGTAAAATATGGTGGGCTGTCCCGGTATCGAACAGGGAACATACTGATTAAGATGCAACTTATCTAATAACGCAAGCTATTGATATTGTTGAGTATTTACCATTGTAAAAAATGCTATGGGACGATTTTGAGACAAAAGACTTGAATTCTTTTTATTTTTTTTAAACCGCTATTTCTAATCCTATTTTGCCGTATTCAACGGTGGGCATCGATTTATTGCCGCCTTCCGCCGTCTTTTTCATATCGATAAGGCCAAGGCTCTCAAGTATTTTAACGTCCGTCGCAATGCTTTTTATATCCCTGCCGGCAAACCTTGCAAGTTCGTTAATGCTTTCGGGATGTTTTTCCTTTATTATATGGAGCAGTTCAAGCCTTTTTACCGTAAGCGCTTTTCTGAACCCTTCTATGCTTTCAAAATAAATTGCCTTTTCGCTTCTAACCCTTTCCCCTTTTTCGATAGCTTCGGCCGCGCTTGCAAAATCTTCCAGAACTGATTTAACGCTTTTTATTCCTATTTTAATCTTCTTAACTTTCATAATATTAACCTCTTTTTTTATTTTTATAGACATTGATATCTTTCATAAAATCCCCGATAAGCCGCCTAATAGTTTTAAATTTATAGTATTCCATACTCTTTCGGTTGTGCTTATGATCGCCTTTGCCTTCGGCATTGTCATAACCTATAACCCGCTCTCCCTTTACTATATAAACGAGGGAATATTTGTAACCGTGAGGTTTGTCCGCCGAAACCGGCACCTGCCATAACTTGATTTCTATAATATTGCCGCTGTCTTCCCTGATTTTTATATGTTTTATTAATTTTGCTTTCATTATTGGTATTATATACCAATAATAATTTAGAGTCAAACTTTATATTAAATATCAAGAGCGTCTTTAATTATGAATATAAACGCAATTATCGATTAGTCTTGTTAGCACAATGTATGGCATTATTTATGACCGATTTAATTCACCATCCCATATCAAAAGCCTTCGAGATTTTAGACGAGCGTTGCAAAATCGTTGCAGTGGATAATGAAGAAAAAATCAACAAACTTTAAAGCCGTTGATTTTACGTGGTGGGCTGTCCCGGGATCGAACCGGGGACCTACTGATTAAGAGTAAATCCAATTAAATTTAATTAACATAGTAATAACAGGCAACGGCAGACAGACGCTTACTTTTCGGATTTTTATATTTTACCTTAAATTATCCTCTTTTATACCGTTTTTTAGAAAAAACTTTACCGAAACTTTACCGGTTTTTTAAATCGAGATTAATTCTTATTCAAGGAAGTGAAATACCTAAATCTTTGCATATTTTACGGGCAAGATTATCGTCTATCTCGTTATGTCTTGGAACAGTAGAATGTTTATTTAAAGAACGATTAAACCACCATGAATGATTACCGCCTTCACGTTCAAATTCGCAGCCGTTAGTCTTTAAGTGTTTTATAAGCTGCTTCCGTTTCATATGGCTATAAGTTCCGTTTCATAGCCATTGCCGGCTTCTTTAATAGCTTCGCCGCGGTAAATTTCCAGAGCCTCTTTAAGGGCTGATTTTAAAGATACTAAAAGTTCTTCTTTAGTTTTTTCTTGGCAGTTTACGCCCGGGATTTCTTCTATCCAACCTATCCACCAGGGACCAGATTTTTTAATTATAGCAGTAAACATTTTAACCCCTTTTTTAAATTTATTTAAATATATATCTTAAGTTTACATAAACTATTAACTTTTTGCAATTTTTCTTTTTTACTGTCCGCCCGGCGGACACCTCGAACACCTTTAAAATCCCTATAATCGATTTTAAGCCGTTTGATTTTTGGTTAATAGTAAATTACCTGTTTTAAGTTTATCGGGGCTTAAATCATAAATGCGGCGGTTCTTAAAGGGTAGATTTGATTATAAAAAGCGGTAATCGTCCTGTATGGACTAAAGATACCTTTTAAAGCTCTGGCAGGATTTAAACAGGCTAAAGCCTGCCGGTTAATCAACAGACAATTTATTAACGACAATCCAACAGCAAAAAGCCGCTATTGGATTGTCTAAAATTGCCTGCTACGCCTTATTTTACAGCGATAAAGCATACTATTAAATAAGGTTGATAAACCTTTTAAATCCAGCGGAATCGGCGGCGGAAAAAATCTTTTTTTTATAAAAGGGGGGAGCAAAAGCAAAAAACTGAAAAGATTAATCATTATCAAAATTTTTAACTGTAGGTCTTGGTTTAATTGCGGCGATAACTTCGCCAATAATTCTAATATCCTCTTTTTTAAAATAAAAATCATCATATACTAACCTTATATATTTAGCGGTTTCATAGTTTTCATTTACATATAAGAAAGCATAAAAAAGATTTTTTTTATAAGTATAATCGTGGATTATTTCAATATATCTGACTAACTTATCATTATTAGGTTTTTCAAGAATAAACAATTTTTTTGGAATTTGATGTCCTTTTCTAACTTCTTTTATGAAAAAATCAGAATAATCAAAATTATCTAAATACCTAATAATTAAATAATCGCCTGCAAAAGCGGTAGGAATTAAGGAATCGTCATTTATAACTACGGCGTAATAATTATGACCGTTAGTTTTAAAATCTTCACGAAAAGGGTCGTAAAATTTCCTTTCATCAACAAGTAAATTTCCTTTATTTCTAAATTGCAAGAAATCTAAATCCTTATCATTATCAATAAACCTGTCAGAAATTAAAAGTTTTAATTTATATTTTGGCGGAGTTTCCGGGAATAAATCAATTTCGGGGGTTAAAACTTTTCCAATTAATTCTTTCTCTTTAGATATTTTTATCTCTAATGCTTTAAATATTTTTTTTATAGTTGAATTGCTATATTTTTGCTGATAAGATTCAGCAAGCCCTATTAATGAACGAGTAATATTAGCCATTTCTGCAAGTTGAACCTGTGTTATGCCTTTTTTTATTCTTGCTCGCTTAATATAATCGATAATATCTTTATCTATTTGCTCTAAGGCAATAAGTTTTGTCATATTTTTTGTTTTTTTAAATTATTTTATTGACAATGTTAAATTTTATTGGCATAATTAATATTAATAACTAATGTTATATAATTTATAACATTATAGTTTATTTATTGTTAAATATTATATTTTAAAGGATATTAAAATGCAAATCGAAAAACTTGAAAATTATTACACTCTAAGAGAAACAGCGGAAAAATTACGAATAAAACCGACGACACTTTATGGTTGGGTGCGGAACAAAAAAATAACTTGTTATAAAAACGGCAGAAAATATCTTTTTACGGATAAAGACATCTTAAATAAACTTAATAAAAATCGTATCAATAATGATAATGAATAACGCCAACATAACGCCTGATTTTGACATAATCGAACTACTTAAAAGCAAAAAACTATCTTTAGATGAGTTAGGCTTATATGTGATGTTGTGGGCTATATCCGATAAATCGTTAATATTGCATAACATAACAGAATTAGCAAAGCTTGGGAACTGTGGCACAGATAAGGTTAGTGGACTAATCAAAAAATTAATCGAAAAGAAATTGTTAATAGAACGGCGCATAAACCAGCGGATATATTTTTTTAAAGTTATTCGTCCGGACGAAAACTATGAAACTGCTAAAATGGAGTTTTTAAAGCTATGACAGACAAAACCGACATATTAGATTTTGACCAAAAATACGGTTATGTTCAAGTTCCTAACGTGCTTGTCCTGAATATGTCAAAACTTCAATTATCCGGTAATGAGCTTGCTTTATTGATAATTATTCGGATGTTCGCATACCAAAGAAATTATAGCTTTCCGTCCTTAAAAACACTTCAAAAAATATCTGGTCTATCTCATCGAGGCGTCATCTATATTATTAAAACCCTCGAAAATAAAGGATATTTAGAAATAAAAAGAATTTCTCAAAAAAATAATTTCTACAGTTTCAAGCCCTTAAATGATTTATTAGAAAAGATTATGAATAATAATATAGATGAAGAGGTAGTCAAAAATTTTGACTACCCTAGTGCAAATTTTGCACTACCCCCAGTGCAAAATTTGCACCCGAATAAGAAGAATATAAATAAGAATAAAAACACACACACAAAGAAAGAAGAAAAAGAAAGCGTGTGTGATGAAATCAAAAAAACAAAAACTTTTCAAAATACCGAACCGGCAATTATCGAAAACCTTTTACAGAAAAACGGCGAAAAGGCAGTAATTGCCGCGAAGTATATCGAAAAGACATTTGCCGGACAGGCAATAAGAAATCCGGCAGGGCTTTTAATTAAAACCCTTGAACGTGGGACATATTCCGAATTGCCGCAGGAAACAAGAAATCTTGCCAGCATAAAAGCGGACATCGAAAGGCTTAACGATAAATATAAGGGCTTTTCCGTGTTTCAAGGGGAAAAGATAACAGAAATTTCAAATATCGGCGGCAGGATAGCATTTAGGACTAATGATATAACGAAGGATATGACGGTAACGCCGGCTAAAAGCTACGAAGAATTTGAAACATACCTGAATCGGCAAAAAGGCATAAATTCATCTTAACGGCGGGTATAAAACTATTAACACCTTTCAAACAAGGGCTTAAAACGCAAATTAGAAAGGGTTTTAAAATATAATTTACATTAAAATAACAAAAAAAGGTGAAATTATGAAAAAACTAATTTTAATCGCAGGGATAATAATTACGGGATTAGCTTTATCCGGGTGCGCTAAAAATCCGGCTATGGTTTATCATCGTTATTCATACTACACAAAGCACCATAAGCAAGCTTATAGGGTTTATGCGGCTTGCAAGAAAATTCCTGACTTCGTAAATCAAAAAAAATCAATAAATTTCGATGTGTCAAAAGAAAATAAGAATTGCTTTAACGCATATTATAATATTTTTTTTCACTTTCAGGGTAGGGGTTATGTACATTAATTAAAGGAGGATTTATGAAAAAGCTATTAATTATCGCAGTTTTTACGGTTATTTTTGGAATATCAAGCAGTGCCTATGCGCAAATGGCGGTTTTGTCAGTTCCAAACCCGCAGTCGTTAGCAACGCAGGCTGAAACTACGGCAACGGCGATTAATACTAAACTTCAAACAACTTTGCAGGACATAAGAAATGCGCAAGCGGTTCAGGAAGCGACTAATGCTTTTAACCAATTTCAAACATATCAGAACGACTACTACGAAGCGACCGGATTTTTGCAAAACTTAAAGCAATTAGACGGTGTAAGTAGCTTTTTGCAGAATTATACGCAATTTGTGCCGAGTGTTCAACTGAACACGCCTAACGGAAATCTGGATCAGTCGCTTGTTAATTATGTAAATGGAATGGGGGCAAGCGATTTAAATGCGGCGAACCCTTGGGATAATGCAATAGGTGTAAATTCGACGGCGGCGGACGCTCAGGCTATAAGTCAAGCCGCGATTAACAGCGAATCGTCAACGGCGGCATTAGACAGCAAAGAAGCGCAGACGGCTACTACGGCGGGACATTTAATATCAACGCAGGCTACAAGCGCAAACGGTCTTGACGCGGCAAGATTAAGCGCAAGCGCGGACGGCAAAATCATAGAATTATTAAGTGAAATACTTCAAAATCAGGCGGTAGAAAATCAGGCAAATGCGGCACAACAGGCGGAAACATTAAGGGCGAAACAGCAGGCAATATACGAAAGACAAAATAGCGAACAAACAAGCAAATCTTTAGCTAAAAACTTTGCGGCGGGGTGGTAATTATGAAAAAACTACTTATTTTAATAATTTTGTTTATATCGATAACGGCGGGAGTAAGGGCGGCTTATGCGCAGACGGCTACAACGGCGGGAAATACTACTGGACAAACAAATATTACGATTACGCAGTATCCGCAAATCGGCGTAACCTCGACGATACCGTCAACATTCGGAAATCTAATGAATAATAATATTATGCCGTTAGAAAAAACGATACTGCCTTTTTCTTTTCTCGTGTTTTTGTTCGCAATGGCTATAAGGCTATATTTAGGGGAAGAAAAAGGCTATATGAAAGAAATATTTTATATGATTTTCATAATGTCAATTTTGATTATGTATAACACTATTTTTCTATGGCTCAATTCAGTATGCGACGGCATAGCGCACGCTATAATGCCGGCAAACGAAGTTTCATTATTTTTAAGCTCGATACTTAATTGGAATCACCCGGGCATTAGCTTTCTTGCTTTTTCGTTATCCGGTTTTGCGGCAACGGCGGCGCTGACTCTTGCAAGCATTGCGATATGGATTCTTGAATGGCTAAGATATTTATTACTTTCTTTTATGTATTTAGTGGGTCCGATTACGATAAGTTTATCGATGATACCGCCGCTCCGACCATTCCTTAAGGCTTGGATAAAAGATACGATAGAAATAATGTGCTGGTTTATAGTTACTGCGGTTCTTTTCCAAGTCTTTAATACGATTCTATCGACGGGGAACACATACCCGTCTTTGCAAAATTTATCCCCTCTGGCAGTTGCAGGGATTTATACCTTTTTAGTCGTTCTGATAATTTTAACGCCATATCTGACATCAAAACTTTATCAAGGCGGAATGGGGGCTTTGGGGTCTATTGCAAGCTATGCGACAATTTCTTTGATAACCGGCGGAGCTTCGGCGGGACTCGGAGCGGCGGGAGTATCGGGGGGCGGACTTGCCGGTAATTTAGGGGCTAAACTTGCCGGTAAGGGCGGAACGACAGCGGCAAGACACGCGGCGGAATCGGGGGGCGGGTATTCATCGGCACAAATACGGGCGGCGGCAGGCAGACGCACAAATAAAAATCCATATAATAAAAGGGGGAACGATGAAGAATAAACTTGAATTTCTTAAAAAGAACAGGGTAAATATTACATCGATTTTTATTTTAGCATTTGCTTTGTATTATTATTTTGCCGGAAATATAAACGACGCTTTAGGATATATTCTTTTAGGAATTGTTTTAAATTTATTGAATTTGGCACATAATCACCTTAAACCAAAAGAAAACAACGGGGCTAATAAGCAAAATCAGCCCCGATAAACTTAAAACAGGTAATTTACTATTAACCAAAAATCAAACGGCTTAAAATCGATTATAGGGATTTTAAAGGTGTTCGAGGTGTCCGCCGGGCGGACAGTAAAAAATTAAATTATCGTGGCGAAACTGTTTCGCCACGAGAAAATTAAATCATCGTGCGGACACTGTGTCCGCACGATGAAAGGGGGACGATATGAAAAACGAAAACAAGAAACAAAATTACAGGGTCATCGTGAAAATTAACGAAATCGTAATAAGCTTTATAGCCGAAGACAAAGAACAAATGAGCGAACAGCTGAAATTTTTATACAAGGGAATAGATATTCCTAAGGAAAGATTATACAAGGAAGACGGGACGGACGGTATCGTCGAAGTTACCAATGATGTTATCGTTTCCGTTGTTAATGAAATTTTAGACTGCCACAGCTTCAGGCTACCTGAATATCAAAAATATATCGAAGAAATTTAAATATTCCGGGTCCGGAAAAAAGGGGGAACGATGATAATTGAAAAAAAGGACATTAACAACATCGCAAATATATGTGATTTCTTTGAAAGCCTAAAATTTAAGTATTCGGAATTGGACGGATTATATGATTTATCGGAAGATGTTGAGATAAGCATTGATAGACTATTAGCCGCAATGGAAGAAGAAAAGGGGCA contains:
- a CDS encoding type II toxin-antitoxin system HicA family toxin, with protein sequence MKRKQLIKHLKTNGCEFEREGGNHSWWFNRSLNKHSTVPRHNEIDDNLARKICKDLGISLP
- a CDS encoding type II toxin-antitoxin system HicB family antitoxin, producing MFTAIIKKSGPWWIGWIEEIPGVNCQEKTKEELLVSLKSALKEALEIYRGEAIKEAGNGYETELIAI
- a CDS encoding XRE family transcriptional regulator, with the protein product MTKLIALEQIDKDIIDYIKRARIKKGITQVQLAEMANITRSLIGLAESYQQKYSNSTIKKIFKALEIKISKEKELIGKVLTPEIDLFPETPPKYKLKLLISDRFIDNDKDLDFLQFRNKGNLLVDERKFYDPFREDFKTNGHNYYAVVINDDSLIPTAFAGDYLIIRYLDNFDYSDFFIKEVRKGHQIPKKLFILEKPNNDKLVRYIEIIHDYTYKKNLFYAFLYVNENYETAKYIRLVYDDFYFKKEDIRIIGEVIAAIKPRPTVKNFDND
- a CDS encoding DNA-binding protein → MQIEKLENYYTLRETAEKLRIKPTTLYGWVRNKKITCYKNGRKYLFTDKDILNKLNKNRINNDNE
- a CDS encoding helix-turn-helix domain-containing protein, with product MTDKTDILDFDQKYGYVQVPNVLVLNMSKLQLSGNELALLIIIRMFAYQRNYSFPSLKTLQKISGLSHRGVIYIIKTLENKGYLEIKRISQKNNFYSFKPLNDLLEKIMNNNIDEEVVKNFDYPSANFALPPVQNLHPNKKNINKNKNTHTKKEEKESVCDEIKKTKTFQNTEPAIIENLLQKNGEKAVIAAKYIEKTFAGQAIRNPAGLLIKTLERGTYSELPQETRNLASIKADIERLNDKYKGFSVFQGEKITEISNIGGRIAFRTNDITKDMTVTPAKSYEEFETYLNRQKGINSS